Proteins encoded together in one Lathamus discolor isolate bLatDis1 chromosome 3, bLatDis1.hap1, whole genome shotgun sequence window:
- the MIER1 gene encoding mesoderm induction early response protein 1 isoform X2, with amino-acid sequence MLVHDFDDERTLEEEEMMEGETNFSSEIEDLNRESDMPIQELLSRYGYDGTIPLQEDDDDEDEEEEEEEGEDDDDVDNDDNSGCSGENKEETIKDSSGQEDETQSSNDDPAPSVASQDPQEIIRPRRCKYFDTNSEIEEESEEDEDYIPSEDWKKEIMVGSMFQAEIPAGTCKYKENEKVYENDDQLLWNPDFLPEDKVIEFLNEASRRTGDEKGLDAIPEGSHIKDNEQALYELVKCNFDTEESLRRLRFNVKAAREELSVWTEEECRNFEQGLKVYGKDFHVIQANKVRTRSVGECVAFYYMWKKSERYDFFAQQTRFGKKKYNLHPGVTDYMDRLLDESESAASSRAPSPPPTTSNSSTSQSEREDSTTSSSNQNGVSANGPGEIPNKDEAKTEGLHVNGPTSGKKTPHTDLDTNGYETENLSLDPKLAHSASRNENDFEEKNERPLKRRRINSNGKESPGSSEFFQESNSHGKLEELETLDD; translated from the exons ATGCTGGTGCATGACTTTGATGATGAACGGACATTAGAAGAGGAGGAAATGATGGAAGGAGAAACAAACTTCAGTTCTGAAATAGAGGATCTTAACAGG GAAAGTGACATGCCGATCCAGGAGTTACTTAGCCGTTACGGCTATGATGGTACCATTCCACTCcaagaagatgatgatgatgaagatgaggaagaggaagaggaggagggagaagatgatgatgatgttgaTAATGATGACAACAGTGGCTGTAGTGGTGAAAACAAA GAGGAGACCATAAAAGATTCATCAGGGCAGGAGGATGAGACACAGTCATCTAATGACGACCCAGCACCATCTGTTGCTTCTCAAGATCCACAGGAGATAATTCGCCCTCGTCGATGTAAATATTTTGATACAA ACAGTGAAATAGAAGAGGAATCTGAAGAAGACGAAGATTATATTCCCtcagaagactggaaaaag GAAATCATGGTGGGCTCGATGTTTCAAGCTGAAATTCCAGCTGGCACATGCAAATACAAAGAGAATGAGAAAG TGTATGAAAATGATGACCAGCTGCTCTGGAATCCTGACTTCTTACCAGAAGATAAAGTGATCGAGTTCTTAAATGAAGCATCAAGGCGTACGGGTGATGAGAAAGGCCTGGATGCAATTCCTGAAGGATCACATATTAAAGACAATGAGCAG GCATTGTATGAACTGGTTAAGTGCAATTTTGATACTGAAGAATCATTACGAAGGCTGAGATTTAACGTGAAAGCAGCCAGAG AAGAATTATCTGTTTGGACAGAAGAAGAATGCAGGAACTTTGAACAAGGGCTGAAAGTCTATGGCAAGGATTTTCATGTGATTCAAGCAAATAAG GTACGAACACGATCAGTTGGTGAGTGTGTAGCATTTTATTACATGTGGAAGAAATCAGAGCGTTATGATTTCTTTGCGCAGCAGACGCgatttggaaagaagaaatacaatcTTCACCCTGGTGTAAC GGATTATATGGACCGTCTCCTGGATGAAAGTGAAAGTGCTGCATCCAGTAGAGCTCCATCCCCTCCTCCTACAACTTCcaacagcagcaccagccagTCTGAGCGGGAAGACAGCacaaccagcagcagcaatcagaATG GGGTGTCTGCTAATGGCCCAGGTGAGATACCAAACAAAGATGAAGCGAAAACTGAAGGATTGCATGTAAATGGACCTACCAGTGGGAAGAAAACACCTCACACGGATCTGGATACAAATGGGTATGAGACTGAGAACCTTTCCCTCGACCCAAAACTTGCTCATTCAGCTTCAAGAAACGAGAAcgattttgaagaaaaaaacgAAAGACCTCtaaaaagaagaagaattaaCAGCAATGGCAAAGAGAGCCCAGGTTCTTCAGAGTTCTTCCAAGAATCAAATTCACACGGGAAGCTTGAAGAACTAGAAACTTTGGATGACTGA
- the MIER1 gene encoding mesoderm induction early response protein 1 isoform X1: MAEPSVESSSPGGSATSDDHEFDPSADMLVHDFDDERTLEEEEMMEGETNFSSEIEDLNRESDMPIQELLSRYGYDGTIPLQEDDDDEDEEEEEEEGEDDDDVDNDDNSGCSGENKEETIKDSSGQEDETQSSNDDPAPSVASQDPQEIIRPRRCKYFDTNSEIEEESEEDEDYIPSEDWKKEIMVGSMFQAEIPAGTCKYKENEKVYENDDQLLWNPDFLPEDKVIEFLNEASRRTGDEKGLDAIPEGSHIKDNEQALYELVKCNFDTEESLRRLRFNVKAAREELSVWTEEECRNFEQGLKVYGKDFHVIQANKVRTRSVGECVAFYYMWKKSERYDFFAQQTRFGKKKYNLHPGVTDYMDRLLDESESAASSRAPSPPPTTSNSSTSQSEREDSTTSSSNQNGVSANGPGEIPNKDEAKTEGLHVNGPTSGKKTPHTDLDTNGYETENLSLDPKLAHSASRNENDFEEKNERPLKRRRINSNGKESPGSSEFFQESNSHGKLEELETLDD; this comes from the exons cctTCTGTTGAGTCTTCAAGCCCAG GAGGTTCAGCAACATCTGATGACCATGAATTTGATCCATCAGCTGATATGCTGGTGCATGACTTTGATGATGAACGGACATTAGAAGAGGAGGAAATGATGGAAGGAGAAACAAACTTCAGTTCTGAAATAGAGGATCTTAACAGG GAAAGTGACATGCCGATCCAGGAGTTACTTAGCCGTTACGGCTATGATGGTACCATTCCACTCcaagaagatgatgatgatgaagatgaggaagaggaagaggaggagggagaagatgatgatgatgttgaTAATGATGACAACAGTGGCTGTAGTGGTGAAAACAAA GAGGAGACCATAAAAGATTCATCAGGGCAGGAGGATGAGACACAGTCATCTAATGACGACCCAGCACCATCTGTTGCTTCTCAAGATCCACAGGAGATAATTCGCCCTCGTCGATGTAAATATTTTGATACAA ACAGTGAAATAGAAGAGGAATCTGAAGAAGACGAAGATTATATTCCCtcagaagactggaaaaag GAAATCATGGTGGGCTCGATGTTTCAAGCTGAAATTCCAGCTGGCACATGCAAATACAAAGAGAATGAGAAAG TGTATGAAAATGATGACCAGCTGCTCTGGAATCCTGACTTCTTACCAGAAGATAAAGTGATCGAGTTCTTAAATGAAGCATCAAGGCGTACGGGTGATGAGAAAGGCCTGGATGCAATTCCTGAAGGATCACATATTAAAGACAATGAGCAG GCATTGTATGAACTGGTTAAGTGCAATTTTGATACTGAAGAATCATTACGAAGGCTGAGATTTAACGTGAAAGCAGCCAGAG AAGAATTATCTGTTTGGACAGAAGAAGAATGCAGGAACTTTGAACAAGGGCTGAAAGTCTATGGCAAGGATTTTCATGTGATTCAAGCAAATAAG GTACGAACACGATCAGTTGGTGAGTGTGTAGCATTTTATTACATGTGGAAGAAATCAGAGCGTTATGATTTCTTTGCGCAGCAGACGCgatttggaaagaagaaatacaatcTTCACCCTGGTGTAAC GGATTATATGGACCGTCTCCTGGATGAAAGTGAAAGTGCTGCATCCAGTAGAGCTCCATCCCCTCCTCCTACAACTTCcaacagcagcaccagccagTCTGAGCGGGAAGACAGCacaaccagcagcagcaatcagaATG GGGTGTCTGCTAATGGCCCAGGTGAGATACCAAACAAAGATGAAGCGAAAACTGAAGGATTGCATGTAAATGGACCTACCAGTGGGAAGAAAACACCTCACACGGATCTGGATACAAATGGGTATGAGACTGAGAACCTTTCCCTCGACCCAAAACTTGCTCATTCAGCTTCAAGAAACGAGAAcgattttgaagaaaaaaacgAAAGACCTCtaaaaagaagaagaattaaCAGCAATGGCAAAGAGAGCCCAGGTTCTTCAGAGTTCTTCCAAGAATCAAATTCACACGGGAAGCTTGAAGAACTAGAAACTTTGGATGACTGA